Part of the Tenacibaculum sp. SZ-18 genome, TCGTTATTTTCAGCGATTACGACGAGTGAGTCAAATGGGACTTACAAATTTGGTGTATCCTGGCGCCAATCACACAAGATTTCATCATGCCATCGGTTGTATGCATTTAATGCAGAAAGCTATTCAAATTTTAAGAACGAAAAATGTTTCTATATCAGAAGATGAAGCCACAGCGCTAAGCATAGCTATCTTATTGCACGATATTGGTCATGGTGCGTTTTCGCATGCTCTAGAATATAGTATTGTTAATGAAATTACCCATGAAGAAATTTCCTTAAAGTTTATGAAAAAGTTGAATGAGGAATTTAGTGGTCAGTTAAATTTAGCTATTAATATTTTTGAAGGTAAATATGAAAGAAAATTTTTTAATCAATTAATCTCTAGTCAACTTGATATTGACCGATTAGATTATCTGAAACGAGATAGTTTTTACACAGGGGTTACAGAAGGTAATATTTCTTCCGATCGTTTAATTACAATGATGAATGTAAAAAATGATGAATTAGTAATTGAAAGAAAAGGTATTTACTCTGTTGAAAAGTTTTTAATAGCAAGAAGATTAATGTATTGGCAAGTTTATTTACATAAAACTTCTTTATCTGCTGAAACATTACTGGTGAAAGTATTACAGAGAGCGAAAGAATTAGCGAAAAAAGGAGAGGAATTACCAACTACGGAATCATTACGTTATTTCCTGTATAATGCAATCACAGATCATAATTTTAGTGATGAAGCATTAGAGGTGTTTTCGAGATTAGATGATTATGATGTGTTTGCTTCAATGAAACAATGGTGTTACCATGATGATATTGTTTTGTCTAACTTATCTAAGATGATTATTGAAAGAAAATTGTTCTGTATTGAAATTCAGGACAAACCTTTTTCTGAGAAAAAAATAGAAAAGTTAAAAGTGAAACTTCAAGAAAAATTTGATATTAACGAGGAACATATAGATTACTTTGTTTTCTTGGATACAGCTTCAAATCAAACTTATGACCTTGAAAAACCAATAAAAATTTTAAATAAAAATGGAAAAACAAAAGACATCCTTAAAGCTTCTGATCATCTTAATTTAAAGACTTTATCGAAGCCAGTTGTTAAATATTATTGTTGCTATCCTAAAAAATTCTAAGGGGCTATATTTTCAAAAGCAACCTTAAACAAAAAAAATAATTACTTTTGCACATAATGAAATTCACAGCAAAACAGATAGCAGAGATTTTACAAGGTGAAGTTGTAGGTAACCATGATGAGGTAGTATCTAAATTATCTAAGATAGAAGAAGGCGAAAAGGAATCGTTAACCTTTTTAGCAAACCCAAAGTATAACAGTTATATTTATACTACAAAAGCTTCTATTACGATTGTAAATAAAAGTTTCGTTCCTGAGAAGGATATAGAAACTACGTTGATAAAAGTGGACGATGCATATAAGTCTTTTTCCACACTTTTAGAATATTATAATCAAGTAAAAAATAATAAAGTCGGAAGAGAAGAACCTCATTTCATGTCCGATTCAGCAATTATTGGCGATAATGAATACATTGGAGCGTTTTCTTACATCGGAGAAAATGTAAAAATTGGAAATAACGTGAAAATTTATCCTAATTCTTATATCGGGGATAACGTTACAATTGGTGACAATTGTGTTGTATTTGCGGGTGTTAAAATTTATTCAGAAACCATTATTGGAGACAATTGTAAAATTCATTCAGGAAGTATAATAGGTTCTGATGGATTTGGTTTTGCTCCAGATGAAAATGGAGAGTATAAGGCAGTTCCACAAACAGGAAATGTTATAATTGAGGATAATGTAGATATTGGTTCAAATTCTACAATTGATAGAGCAACTTTGGGTTCCACAGTTATTAGAAAAGGTGTGAAGTTGGATAATCAAATTCAAATTGCACATAATGTGGAAGTTGGTAAAAATACAGTAATTGCTTCTCAAACAGGTATTGCTGGATCTACTAAGATTGGAGAAAATTGTATGATTGGTGGACAGGTTGGGATTGTAGGACATATTACCATAGGTAATAACGTTAAAATTCAGGCTCAATCGGGTATTGGAAGAAATTTAAAGGATGGAGATGTTGTTCAAGGTTCGCCTGCGTTTGGATATTCTGATTGGAATAAATCATACGTTCATTTTAAAAATTTACCGAAAACAATAACAACACTAAATAGAATAGAGAAGGAATTAAATTCTCTAAAAAACCGAAATGAGTAAGAAACAAAATACCATTAAAAATGAAATCACATTATCGGGTGTAGGACTGCATACTGGTAATGAAGTGGTAATGACATTTAAGCCAGCTCCTACGAATCATGGTTTCGCATTTAAAAGAGTAGACCTAGAGGGTGCACCAACAATTGAGGCGAAGGCTGAATATGTTACAGATACGCAGCGAGGAACTAATATGGAAAGGAATGGAGTACAAATTAATACTTCAGAACATGTATTAGCGGCAGCTGTAGGTCTAAATATCGACAACTTATTAATCGAAATTAATGCATCAGAACCTCCAATTATGGATGGATCTTCAAAATATTTTATCGAAGCCTTAGAAAAAGCTGGAATTGAAGAACAAGATGCAGATGTAGAAGAGTATATAGTAAAAGAAATAATTTCCTATAAAGACGAAAGCACTGGAAGTGAAATTATCCTAATGCCTGCTGAAGAATATCAGGTTACTACTATGGTTGACTTCGGAACCAAAGTATTAGGAACACAAAATGCTACTTTGAATACTATTTCTGATTTTAAAGAAGAAATATCTTCAGCAAGAACATTTAGTTTCCTTCATGAGATTGAAATGCTTTTAGATCATAATCTAATTAAAGGAGGAGATTTAAATAACGCAATTGTTTATGTTGATAAAGAGCTTTCTGAAGGAACAACGGAAAAGTTGAAACAAGCTTTTAATAAAGACGACATTAAAATTAAACCTAATGGAATTTTGGATAACTTAGAATTACATTGGGCTAATGAAGCAGCAAGACATAAATTACTCGATGTAATTGGTGACTTAGCTCTAGTTGGAACACGAATTAGAGGGAAAGTTATAGCTAACAAACCAGGTCATTTAATTAATACTACATTTGCTAAAAAATTAGCTAAAATTATTAAACAAGAGAAGAGAAATAATGTTCCTTCTTATGATTTAAATCAACCTCCCTTAATGGATATTCATCAAATTATGGATGTCTTACCTCACAGGCCACCATTCTTATTAATTGATAGAATTCTAGAATTATCTGATAAGCATGTAGTTGGTATGAAAAATGTGACAATGAATGAAGATTTTTTTGTTGGTCACTTCCCTGGAGCGCCTGTAATGCCTGGAGTTCTTCAAATAGAAGCGATGGCTCAGGCTGGAGGAGTTTTAGTTTTGAAATCTGTGCCAGATCCAGAAAATTACTTAACTTATTTCATGAAAATAGATAAGGTAAAGTTTAAACAAAAGGTACTTCCAGGTGATACGTTAATATTTAAAAGTGAATTAATAACGCCAATTCGAAGAGGTATTGCACATATGCAAGCTTATGCTTATGCAAACGGAAAGTTAGTTGCAGAAGCAGAATTAATGGCTCAAATAAGTAAAGTAAAATAATATGAATCAACCTCTGGCTTACGTACATCCTCAGGCTAAAATAGCTAGAAATGTGGTAATAGAACCTTTTACAACGATTCATGCAAATGTTGAAATTGGTTCTGGTACATGGATTGGTTCTAATGTAACCATAATGGAAGGTGCTAGAATTGGAGAAAATTGTAGAATTTTCCCTGGAGCAGTTATTTCCGCTATTCCGCAAGATTTAAAATTTAATGATGAGGAAACTATTGTCGAAATTGGAAATAATGTAACCATTAGAGAGTGTGTTACAATAAATCGTGGTACTTCTGACAGACATAAAACCGTAATTGGTGACAATTGTCTCATTATGGCATATTGCCATGTAGCTCATGATTGCATTGTTGGAAATAACTGTATATTTTCCAATAACTCAACACTTGCTGGACACGTAACCATAGGAGACAATGTTGTATTAGCAGGAATGGTTGCTGTGCATCAATTTGCATCTGTAGGTAATCATGCTTTTGTAACTGGTGGTTCATTAGTAAGAAAAGATGTACCTCCATTTGTTAAAGCTGCTAGAGAACCTTTATCTTACGTTGGTATTAATTCTATAGGTTTAAGAAGAAGAGGGTTTACAACAGATAAAATTAGAGAGATTCAAGATATTTACAGAATATTATTCCAGAAAAACTATAATAATTCGCAAGCAATTGCAATTATCGAAGCAGAAATGGAAGCAACTTCAGAGAGAGATGAAATTGTACAGTTCATCAAAGATTCTCACAGAGGTATAATGAAAGGATATTACAATGCAAATTAATCAATAAAAAATGGCATCAACTTCAGATATTAAAAAAGGACTTTGTATTAAGTACAATAGTGATATATTTAAAATAATAGAATTCTTACATGTAAAACCAGGAAAGGGACCTGCTTTCGTGAGAACTAAATTAAAAAGTGTAACAACAGGAAAAGTAATTGATAATACATTTTCTGCAGGTCACAAAATTGAAGATGTTCGTGTTGAAACTCATAAATTTCAATATTTATATGCAGAGGGAGATGATTTACATTTCATGAACACGGATGATTACAACCAAATTACTTTACAAAGAAAAGTTGTAGATGGTTCTGAATTTATGAAAGAAGGAGAAGTAGTTACAATTTTAATTAATACGGAAGATAGCATGCCCTTATCAGTAGAGATGCCATCTCATGTGATTTTAGAAGTAACTCATACAGAGCCTGGTGTTAAAGGAAATACAGCAACAAATGCAACAAAACCTGCGACAGTTGAAACTGGAGCTAGAGTTAATGTTCCTTTATTTATTAATGAAGGAGATAAAATTAAAATTGATACTGAAAAAGGAGCGTATTCAGAGAGAATAAAAGCGTAACTTTTTAAAATAGTAAATCCCGCTTTAGCGGGATTTTTTATGTCATGAAATTTAAAACGATACAAACACTAAAGCAAATTTCAGAACTTCTTGGATTACATTATGTTGGAAATCCGAACTTTGAAATCACAGGAATCAATGAAATCCATGTCGTAGAAGAAGGAGAGATTGTATTTGTAGATCATCCTAAATATTACGATAAGGCATTAAATTCAAAGGCAACTACTATATTAATCAATAAGGAAGTTGAGTGTCCAGAAGGAAAAACATTATTAATTTCTGAAGATCCATTTAGAGATTTTAATAGAATAACAAAACATTTCAATCCATTTATAGCTTCTAAAAATAGTATTGCCGATTCAGCAATAATTGGGGAGAATACAATTATTCAACCAAATGTTTTTATTGGTGAAAATGTGAAAATTGGTAAAAATTGTATTATTCATGCTAATGTTTCCATTAATAATGATATTGTAATTGGTAATAATGTCACGATACACTCAAATACGGTTCTAGGAAGTAACGCATTCTATTATAAGAAAAGATCAGAAGGTTTTGATACCTTAATTTCTGGAGGTAGAGTTGTGATAGAAGATAATGTAGATTTAGGAGCTTCTTGTACTATTGATAGAGGAGTTACAGGAGACACGACAATTGGAGAGGGAACGAAAATTGATAATCAAGTTCATGTTGGTCATGATACAATTATTGGTAAAAAATGTTTAATTGCAGCACAAACAGGAATTGCTGGTTGTACTGTAATAGAAGATGAAGTAACCATTTGGGGGCAGGTAGGAATAGTGAGCGGATTAAGAATTGAAAAAGGAACAGTTCTTATGGCGCAAACAGGTGTGATGAAATCACTTAAAAAGGGAATTTATTTCGGGACACCACAAGAAGAATATCGACAAAAAATGCGAGAAATCGTCCATGTTAAAAACGAAGTAAAGAAAGATAAAAAGTAACAATAATTTAATTGGTTAAACTCAATTAAAAAACTATTTTTGCTACACTATAAAATAAAAAACAAACCGATGAGCGTTTTAGTAAATAAAGATTCAAAAATTATTGTACAAGGTTTTACAGGAGGTGAAGGTACTTTCCATGCCGGTCAAATGATTGATTACGGTACTAACATTGTTGGTGGTGTAACACCAGGTAAAGGCGGACA contains:
- a CDS encoding HD domain-containing protein; this translates as MTTSKTNKLKILNDPIYGLVSIPNSLIFDIIEHRYFQRLRRVSQMGLTNLVYPGANHTRFHHAIGCMHLMQKAIQILRTKNVSISEDEATALSIAILLHDIGHGAFSHALEYSIVNEITHEEISLKFMKKLNEEFSGQLNLAINIFEGKYERKFFNQLISSQLDIDRLDYLKRDSFYTGVTEGNISSDRLITMMNVKNDELVIERKGIYSVEKFLIARRLMYWQVYLHKTSLSAETLLVKVLQRAKELAKKGEELPTTESLRYFLYNAITDHNFSDEALEVFSRLDDYDVFASMKQWCYHDDIVLSNLSKMIIERKLFCIEIQDKPFSEKKIEKLKVKLQEKFDINEEHIDYFVFLDTASNQTYDLEKPIKILNKNGKTKDILKASDHLNLKTLSKPVVKYYCCYPKKF
- the lpxD gene encoding UDP-3-O-(3-hydroxymyristoyl)glucosamine N-acyltransferase; its protein translation is MKFTAKQIAEILQGEVVGNHDEVVSKLSKIEEGEKESLTFLANPKYNSYIYTTKASITIVNKSFVPEKDIETTLIKVDDAYKSFSTLLEYYNQVKNNKVGREEPHFMSDSAIIGDNEYIGAFSYIGENVKIGNNVKIYPNSYIGDNVTIGDNCVVFAGVKIYSETIIGDNCKIHSGSIIGSDGFGFAPDENGEYKAVPQTGNVIIEDNVDIGSNSTIDRATLGSTVIRKGVKLDNQIQIAHNVEVGKNTVIASQTGIAGSTKIGENCMIGGQVGIVGHITIGNNVKIQAQSGIGRNLKDGDVVQGSPAFGYSDWNKSYVHFKNLPKTITTLNRIEKELNSLKNRNE
- a CDS encoding bifunctional UDP-3-O-[3-hydroxymyristoyl] N-acetylglucosamine deacetylase/3-hydroxyacyl-ACP dehydratase yields the protein MSKKQNTIKNEITLSGVGLHTGNEVVMTFKPAPTNHGFAFKRVDLEGAPTIEAKAEYVTDTQRGTNMERNGVQINTSEHVLAAAVGLNIDNLLIEINASEPPIMDGSSKYFIEALEKAGIEEQDADVEEYIVKEIISYKDESTGSEIILMPAEEYQVTTMVDFGTKVLGTQNATLNTISDFKEEISSARTFSFLHEIEMLLDHNLIKGGDLNNAIVYVDKELSEGTTEKLKQAFNKDDIKIKPNGILDNLELHWANEAARHKLLDVIGDLALVGTRIRGKVIANKPGHLINTTFAKKLAKIIKQEKRNNVPSYDLNQPPLMDIHQIMDVLPHRPPFLLIDRILELSDKHVVGMKNVTMNEDFFVGHFPGAPVMPGVLQIEAMAQAGGVLVLKSVPDPENYLTYFMKIDKVKFKQKVLPGDTLIFKSELITPIRRGIAHMQAYAYANGKLVAEAELMAQISKVK
- the lpxA gene encoding acyl-ACP--UDP-N-acetylglucosamine O-acyltransferase, which translates into the protein MNQPLAYVHPQAKIARNVVIEPFTTIHANVEIGSGTWIGSNVTIMEGARIGENCRIFPGAVISAIPQDLKFNDEETIVEIGNNVTIRECVTINRGTSDRHKTVIGDNCLIMAYCHVAHDCIVGNNCIFSNNSTLAGHVTIGDNVVLAGMVAVHQFASVGNHAFVTGGSLVRKDVPPFVKAAREPLSYVGINSIGLRRRGFTTDKIREIQDIYRILFQKNYNNSQAIAIIEAEMEATSERDEIVQFIKDSHRGIMKGYYNAN
- the efp gene encoding elongation factor P — translated: MASTSDIKKGLCIKYNSDIFKIIEFLHVKPGKGPAFVRTKLKSVTTGKVIDNTFSAGHKIEDVRVETHKFQYLYAEGDDLHFMNTDDYNQITLQRKVVDGSEFMKEGEVVTILINTEDSMPLSVEMPSHVILEVTHTEPGVKGNTATNATKPATVETGARVNVPLFINEGDKIKIDTEKGAYSERIKA
- a CDS encoding UDP-3-O-(3-hydroxymyristoyl)glucosamine N-acyltransferase, whose amino-acid sequence is MKFKTIQTLKQISELLGLHYVGNPNFEITGINEIHVVEEGEIVFVDHPKYYDKALNSKATTILINKEVECPEGKTLLISEDPFRDFNRITKHFNPFIASKNSIADSAIIGENTIIQPNVFIGENVKIGKNCIIHANVSINNDIVIGNNVTIHSNTVLGSNAFYYKKRSEGFDTLISGGRVVIEDNVDLGASCTIDRGVTGDTTIGEGTKIDNQVHVGHDTIIGKKCLIAAQTGIAGCTVIEDEVTIWGQVGIVSGLRIEKGTVLMAQTGVMKSLKKGIYFGTPQEEYRQKMREIVHVKNEVKKDKK